A region from the Candidatus Thorarchaeota archaeon genome encodes:
- a CDS encoding V-type ATP synthase subunit D yields MSMILPGTKATRMELLRLKARRKLAERGHDLLKEKSDSLIMEFFNAIAEIKEARAQVEAALKEAFSSLTQAKMIMGPSRVVEFAYASKVETCLQMATRSMMGVRIPALSIEQHVPDFPYSLSDSSVKLDTMSSKFVEALQAIVRLAEVESTVNRLAIEIERTKRRVSALETIVIPRLDATLRFVKLALEEREREDFYRIKLVKAQISKQTGDL; encoded by the coding sequence ATGAGCATGATACTTCCCGGCACTAAAGCAACTCGCATGGAGCTACTTAGATTAAAAGCCCGAAGAAAGTTGGCCGAACGTGGGCATGATCTTCTCAAAGAAAAATCAGACTCGCTTATTATGGAATTCTTCAATGCTATCGCTGAGATCAAGGAGGCCCGTGCTCAAGTTGAGGCTGCCCTTAAAGAGGCCTTTTCATCTCTGACTCAGGCAAAAATGATTATGGGGCCTTCCCGTGTTGTGGAGTTTGCCTATGCCAGTAAGGTTGAAACATGCCTTCAGATGGCAACGCGATCGATGATGGGCGTGAGAATACCCGCGTTATCGATCGAACAACACGTTCCAGATTTTCCATACTCGCTCTCTGATTCAAGTGTGAAACTCGACACAATGAGTTCCAAATTTGTTGAAGCACTTCAGGCCATTGTCCGTCTTGCTGAGGTCGAGTCCACTGTGAATAGACTGGCAATTGAGATTGAACGAACCAAACGACGAGTGTCCGCTCTTGAGACCATTGTAATTCCCCGTCTTGATGCCACGCTGCGTTTTGTTAAACTTGCTCTGGAAGAACGTGAGCGTGAAGACTTTTACCGGATTAAACTTGTCAAAGCGCAAATCAGCAAGCAGACTGGGGACTTGTAA
- a CDS encoding acetate--CoA ligase family protein: protein MAPVNDPQNSDIAPFFNPTKIALVGASADYRKLGNSILMNLLASEIEVYPITRSRDRVLGVKAYPSLEALPEPVDLVIVVIAARHCPSLMSSIRNAGAKHAVIISGGFSETGEDGKRLEEELVQAAREAGVRLIGPNCVGVSNSRLFNGTFTMMPERGNIALVSQSGALGGMLIYTTKSKRIGMSKFASVGNSADVGIVEVLDYFREDPKTSVITTYIEGLEKGRQLFDSLQKAAEKKPVVVLKGGRSEAGGRATQSHTGSLAGSIKIFEGMVRQAGCVTAPTFDTLFEIAKLFDYQPLPKGRNIGIISNTGGAGVLAADAASELGLSIPRLEEKTQNELRQVLSPLASVENPIDVVASGGRREYRVASELLLRDPNIDMLLVICAVPTFAGMTQTEHAAGTLEAVRATETEKPVVGVWLAGDVGKPGKDLLEMNRIPCYDDPYVAALCMARMSEYAERHRHRR, encoded by the coding sequence ATGGCTCCTGTTAACGACCCTCAAAATTCTGACATTGCACCGTTCTTCAACCCCACTAAAATTGCATTGGTAGGGGCTTCAGCAGATTATCGTAAGCTTGGAAACTCGATCTTGATGAATCTCCTTGCCTCTGAAATTGAAGTCTATCCTATTACTCGTAGTCGGGATCGGGTACTTGGTGTTAAAGCCTATCCTAGCCTTGAGGCATTACCTGAACCCGTTGACCTTGTGATTGTGGTCATTGCGGCAAGGCACTGCCCTAGCCTTATGTCATCAATTCGGAATGCGGGTGCAAAGCATGCCGTTATAATCTCGGGAGGCTTTAGCGAAACCGGGGAAGATGGAAAACGTCTGGAAGAAGAACTTGTTCAGGCCGCGCGGGAGGCTGGGGTGAGGCTGATTGGACCAAATTGTGTTGGCGTGTCTAACAGCCGTTTGTTTAATGGGACCTTTACGATGATGCCTGAACGAGGAAATATTGCGCTCGTTTCCCAGAGTGGTGCTCTTGGGGGAATGTTGATCTACACGACGAAATCTAAGCGAATTGGAATGAGTAAATTTGCCAGTGTCGGAAATTCGGCCGATGTTGGCATCGTAGAGGTCTTGGATTATTTTCGTGAAGATCCCAAAACGTCGGTCATCACCACCTATATCGAAGGCCTTGAAAAAGGGCGTCAGCTCTTTGATAGTCTCCAGAAGGCTGCTGAGAAAAAACCCGTTGTGGTCCTAAAAGGAGGGCGTAGTGAAGCTGGTGGTCGTGCTACACAGTCGCATACTGGGTCACTTGCTGGATCCATCAAGATCTTTGAGGGGATGGTTCGTCAGGCTGGGTGTGTGACCGCTCCGACTTTTGATACCCTTTTTGAAATTGCAAAACTCTTTGACTATCAACCTCTTCCTAAGGGCCGTAATATTGGTATTATCAGTAATACAGGTGGGGCAGGAGTTCTTGCCGCTGACGCTGCATCCGAGTTGGGCCTCTCTATCCCTCGCCTTGAAGAGAAGACACAGAATGAACTCAGGCAAGTGCTCTCTCCTTTAGCCTCTGTAGAAAATCCCATTGATGTGGTTGCAAGTGGAGGCCGTCGTGAATATCGTGTGGCCTCAGAGCTCCTGTTGAGAGATCCAAACATCGATATGCTCTTGGTCATATGTGCGGTACCCACATTTGCGGGAATGACACAGACTGAACATGCAGCAGGAACTCTTGAAGCGGTACGAGCAACTGAGACCGAGAAGCCTGTTGTCGGTGTCTGGTTGGCAGGCGATGTTGGTAAACCTGGAAAGGACTTGTTGGAGATGAATCGAATTCCCTGCTATGATGATCCATATGTTGCAGCATTATGTATGGCCCGCATGTCTGAGTATGCCGAACGTCACAGGCATCGCAGATGA
- a CDS encoding saccharopine dehydrogenase NADP-binding domain-containing protein, whose protein sequence is MKRVLCLGAGLVARPYVQYLSDHGYKVVVASRTKEKAEHLIEGCENAEAVKFDIQKDDALLEELVKDADLVCSLLPYTFHVTAAKVAIREGKHFCTTSYISKEMESLDSDARDAGVLLLNECGVDPGIDHMSAMKIIHDIHNHGGKVVSFTSFTGGLPAPEANNNPFGYKLSWSPRGVLLAGRNDAHFLKDGTEVKIPGNVLFDNYEIMDVPGVGKFEGYPNRDSMSYIDIYGIPETRTMLRGTFRNLGWCSTLKKIADIGLLDLEERDLEGMTYRSLMMELSGHDSGDVREMVGTRLGLSVDDPILDRFEWLGLFEDQPIPSGTKTCLDALCHLFEERMQYAPGERDMIVMHHEFIADFGSRKEKITSTLVDYGIPNGDSSMSRTVALPVAIASRMILEGTINLTGVHRPIIPEIYEPVLQELTALGISFKDTRTTL, encoded by the coding sequence ATGAAACGCGTACTCTGTCTTGGAGCGGGGCTCGTTGCAAGGCCCTATGTGCAATATCTTTCGGATCATGGTTACAAAGTTGTTGTGGCCAGTAGAACTAAAGAAAAAGCCGAGCATCTTATTGAAGGATGTGAGAATGCCGAGGCTGTCAAGTTTGACATCCAGAAGGACGATGCACTTTTAGAAGAGCTTGTAAAAGATGCGGATCTGGTCTGTTCCCTCTTACCATATACCTTCCACGTGACCGCCGCCAAGGTCGCCATCCGTGAGGGGAAACACTTCTGTACCACCTCTTATATCTCGAAAGAGATGGAATCACTTGATTCTGATGCGCGGGATGCAGGTGTACTTCTTCTAAATGAATGTGGTGTTGATCCCGGTATTGATCACATGAGTGCGATGAAAATTATCCATGATATCCATAATCATGGTGGCAAGGTTGTCAGTTTCACGTCATTTACCGGAGGGCTTCCAGCTCCAGAGGCAAACAATAACCCCTTCGGGTATAAACTATCTTGGAGTCCCCGTGGTGTGCTTCTTGCTGGACGAAATGATGCTCATTTTCTCAAAGATGGAACTGAGGTCAAAATCCCTGGGAATGTGCTATTTGACAATTATGAGATAATGGATGTTCCCGGTGTAGGAAAATTTGAAGGATATCCTAACCGTGATAGTATGTCCTACATCGATATCTATGGCATTCCTGAAACTCGGACCATGCTTCGAGGTACATTTCGCAATCTTGGTTGGTGTTCTACGCTAAAGAAGATCGCGGATATTGGGTTGCTTGACTTAGAAGAGCGTGACTTGGAAGGTATGACCTATCGATCGCTCATGATGGAACTTTCTGGTCATGACTCCGGTGATGTACGAGAGATGGTTGGGACTCGCCTTGGTCTTTCTGTTGATGATCCTATACTAGATCGGTTTGAGTGGCTGGGTCTTTTCGAAGACCAACCTATACCTTCTGGGACCAAGACCTGTCTTGATGCCCTTTGCCATCTGTTTGAAGAGCGGATGCAATACGCCCCTGGTGAACGTGACATGATAGTAATGCATCATGAGTTCATTGCCGACTTTGGTTCTCGCAAGGAGAAGATCACATCCACTCTTGTGGATTATGGCATTCCTAATGGTGATAGTTCTATGTCACGTACAGTTGCTCTTCCGGTGGCCATTGCCAGTAGAATGATTCTCGAGGGCACCATTAACCTGACTGGTGTACATAGACCAATAATTCCAGAGATCTATGAGCCTGTTCTTCAGGAACTTACAGCCTTAGGAATCTCGTTTAAAGATACTCGAACTACACTTTGA
- the iorA gene encoding indolepyruvate ferredoxin oxidoreductase subunit alpha, which translates to MVKAKVLLEDSVGKKVLLLANEAIARGVLEAGVRLVALYPGTPSSEIGNSLYQMSPHIPNFYFEFSANEKVALEVAGASAISGARSMMVCKGPGLNVAADPLLTLAYVGIRAGLVIVVADDPSMWSSQNENDSRYYALMGNLPLMEPSDPSEAKSMLLVAYDLSEQLELPILFRTTTRVNHSRSGVEYGPIRDRPEYVQFEKDPLRFVPVPSVARKRHPWLLEQMEKARSISESTELNFTIGSGELGIITSGVSYNYVLESLKILGVDAEVFKIGVTNPLPERMICDFLRRHKKTIIVEELEPFLETQIRSFAQHHSIDVEIYGKQQGFFPRVYEYSPRIVTTAISKIIGCNTPINWDDIDERAQSLPDLPPRPPLLCPGCPHRASYYGIRAVTRGKAIYPSDIGCYTLSIAPPLETADILFDMGSSISTACGIARVTNQDVVATIGDSTFFASGLPGLASAVYNQHPIALVILDNRTTAMTGHQPHPGTGITGMQKHVEPLDIEKVCRGLGVEYVKTIDPLDSLTSLVAEVRELVKWVRENKRPGVLISKAPCALLTVAERRRSGITVPPYYVDPDLCTACRRCLDRLACPAMYLDSETGKAVIDETLCTSCGTCVYVCPHKAILQKEE; encoded by the coding sequence TTGGTAAAGGCCAAGGTATTACTGGAAGACTCTGTTGGCAAGAAGGTTCTGTTGTTGGCCAATGAAGCGATAGCACGGGGTGTTTTGGAAGCGGGTGTTCGACTTGTTGCACTTTATCCTGGAACCCCGAGTAGCGAAATTGGTAATAGTCTCTATCAGATGTCCCCGCATATACCTAATTTTTACTTTGAATTTAGTGCAAATGAGAAAGTGGCTCTTGAGGTGGCCGGGGCTTCTGCAATTTCAGGAGCTCGTTCAATGATGGTCTGTAAGGGACCCGGACTAAATGTGGCTGCTGATCCTCTCTTAACTCTGGCATATGTTGGTATTCGTGCTGGTTTGGTCATCGTTGTTGCCGACGATCCTAGTATGTGGAGCTCACAAAACGAAAACGATTCTCGTTACTATGCGCTAATGGGGAACTTACCTTTGATGGAACCTTCAGATCCTTCAGAGGCAAAATCTATGCTCTTGGTTGCATATGATCTCTCTGAACAGCTAGAACTACCTATTCTCTTTCGCACAACGACACGTGTCAATCATTCCCGGTCTGGTGTTGAATATGGACCAATCCGTGATCGCCCGGAGTATGTTCAGTTTGAGAAAGATCCTCTTCGCTTTGTTCCTGTTCCTTCTGTTGCTCGAAAACGTCATCCTTGGTTACTTGAACAGATGGAAAAAGCACGAAGCATTTCTGAATCGACCGAGCTTAACTTTACTATTGGTTCTGGTGAACTTGGGATAATTACCAGTGGTGTTTCTTACAACTATGTATTAGAATCGCTCAAGATTCTTGGTGTTGATGCAGAAGTCTTCAAGATTGGAGTGACCAATCCTTTGCCCGAACGGATGATCTGTGATTTTCTCCGTCGTCATAAGAAGACAATCATTGTTGAAGAATTGGAGCCATTCTTGGAAACTCAGATCCGTAGCTTTGCTCAGCATCATTCTATCGATGTTGAAATTTATGGAAAACAACAGGGCTTCTTTCCACGTGTCTATGAATATTCCCCCCGAATTGTTACAACTGCGATCTCGAAGATTATTGGTTGTAATACACCTATTAACTGGGACGATATCGATGAACGTGCACAGTCGTTGCCTGACCTTCCCCCTCGTCCACCATTATTATGTCCTGGATGTCCTCACAGAGCAAGTTACTATGGAATTAGGGCTGTAACAAGGGGGAAAGCAATCTATCCCTCTGATATCGGTTGTTATACTCTTAGTATTGCTCCTCCCTTGGAGACTGCTGATATCTTGTTTGACATGGGATCATCAATCAGTACCGCGTGTGGTATAGCTCGCGTTACGAATCAGGATGTGGTTGCTACTATTGGGGATAGTACGTTCTTTGCATCAGGACTTCCGGGTCTTGCCAGTGCTGTCTATAATCAACATCCTATTGCTTTAGTTATTCTTGATAATCGGACCACTGCAATGACCGGTCATCAGCCACATCCCGGAACTGGTATTACAGGGATGCAGAAACATGTGGAACCACTTGATATAGAAAAAGTCTGTCGAGGGCTTGGTGTCGAATATGTTAAGACTATAGATCCCCTAGACTCTTTGACTTCACTTGTGGCTGAGGTCCGTGAGTTGGTCAAGTGGGTTCGAGAGAACAAACGTCCCGGTGTGTTGATCTCAAAAGCACCTTGTGCACTCTTGACAGTGGCTGAACGACGTCGTTCGGGAATCACTGTTCCTCCATATTATGTTGATCCCGATCTCTGTACTGCTTGTAGGCGCTGTCTTGATCGCTTAGCCTGTCCGGCTATGTATCTCGATTCTGAAACCGGCAAGGCTGTGATCGATGAAACATTATGCACTTCATGCGGAACTTGTGTTTATGTCTGTCCACACAAAGCAATTTTGCAGAAGGAGGAATAG
- a CDS encoding class I SAM-dependent methyltransferase family protein, translating to MRYRDYLRKELGHEDRERIHLPSGYHVIGHVILLHLDSSATPYAKEIAEATLRYEKRARTVLIRSGPTQGQQREPNYRYIAGDPVTETIHVEAGVRYLIDPMHLTFSGGNRAERIRLPRLVNKSETVVDMFACVGQFSIPVAKRSGANVIAIEINPRAHKYLVENIRINQVTDRVKPLLADCQLVEINNIADRVIMGYLHHTDEYLPFALKFLKQRGGIIHLHQGWPDSRDIKDLFARVTEACREFDFECDCTTRQIKRYAPGVHHIVVDIHVRS from the coding sequence TTGAGATATCGTGATTATCTTCGAAAAGAACTAGGACATGAAGACCGAGAGAGAATACATCTACCAAGCGGATATCACGTCATAGGTCATGTCATCCTATTACATCTAGATTCATCGGCGACACCATATGCAAAAGAAATTGCTGAGGCCACCTTAAGATATGAAAAGAGAGCAAGGACGGTACTCATCAGGAGTGGGCCCACACAGGGACAACAACGAGAGCCGAATTATCGATACATTGCTGGAGACCCCGTTACTGAAACGATTCATGTAGAAGCGGGAGTGAGATACCTCATTGATCCCATGCACCTCACTTTTTCTGGGGGGAACCGAGCAGAACGAATTAGATTACCAAGACTTGTCAACAAGAGCGAAACCGTTGTGGATATGTTTGCATGTGTTGGCCAGTTTTCGATTCCTGTTGCCAAACGTTCAGGAGCCAATGTGATTGCCATTGAAATCAATCCACGTGCTCACAAGTATCTTGTAGAAAATATACGAATTAATCAAGTGACTGACAGAGTCAAGCCACTCCTAGCTGATTGCCAGCTGGTTGAAATAAATAATATTGCGGATAGAGTAATCATGGGCTATCTGCATCACACTGATGAGTACCTTCCCTTTGCACTCAAGTTTCTCAAACAAAGAGGCGGAATAATTCATCTACATCAAGGTTGGCCAGATTCCCGGGACATCAAGGATCTTTTTGCGAGAGTCACAGAAGCTTGCAGAGAATTTGATTTTGAGTGTGACTGCACAACTCGACAGATAAAACGCTATGCACCGGGCGTCCATCACATAGTTGTAGATATTCATGTGAGATCGTGA
- a CDS encoding nascent polypeptide-associated complex protein gives MGFRGGSPKQLARMMKKMGIEQKEVPNVKEVIIRFADKEWVISNPQVLMIKQAGNESFQITGNRSERALSGQTTAAEAEPEPVSKIEIPVEDAALVAGQAGVSIEKATEALQETSGDLAAAILRLKQR, from the coding sequence ATGGGATTCCGAGGAGGTTCTCCAAAACAATTAGCACGAATGATGAAAAAGATGGGTATTGAACAAAAAGAGGTCCCGAATGTCAAAGAGGTCATCATTCGTTTTGCAGATAAAGAATGGGTCATCTCAAACCCACAGGTCTTGATGATTAAACAAGCGGGAAATGAATCGTTTCAAATTACAGGCAATCGGAGTGAACGTGCATTATCCGGACAAACCACAGCTGCAGAAGCCGAGCCTGAGCCTGTTTCTAAAATAGAGATCCCTGTTGAAGATGCGGCACTTGTTGCGGGTCAGGCAGGAGTGAGCATTGAGAAGGCAACTGAAGCCTTACAGGAAACCAGCGGAGACCTGGCAGCAGCGATCTTACGATTGAAACAGAGGTAA
- a CDS encoding indolepyruvate oxidoreductase subunit beta: MDCNTHDTDVFNLVISGVGGQGVLTLAEVLSRAALSENHNVRVGEIHGMAQRGGHVVCTVRMGPDAYGPIVDAGTAHLIVGFEPVETLREVELVRPDGYIIMNQHIQHPVAVSMGKADYPPIDEIISSLRKFANHIFDFNAMSLAESAGNPQSMNMVMFGAIIGSGLVSISKETALATVAASFPGRFEEINTRAFESGYAATSVLKW, encoded by the coding sequence ATGGATTGTAATACACATGATACAGACGTATTTAATCTGGTGATTTCTGGAGTAGGTGGGCAAGGTGTGCTCACTCTTGCAGAGGTTCTCTCTAGGGCTGCTCTGTCTGAGAACCATAACGTACGGGTAGGCGAGATCCACGGAATGGCACAACGGGGCGGTCATGTTGTATGTACTGTTCGGATGGGACCTGATGCATATGGTCCAATAGTTGATGCCGGAACCGCACATCTGATTGTGGGATTCGAACCTGTTGAAACGCTTCGGGAAGTAGAATTAGTACGCCCTGATGGCTATATCATCATGAACCAACATATTCAACATCCTGTGGCTGTATCAATGGGTAAAGCTGATTATCCTCCTATTGATGAGATCATCTCCTCTCTTCGAAAATTTGCAAACCATATTTTCGATTTCAATGCCATGTCTTTAGCAGAATCCGCTGGGAATCCTCAGTCGATGAATATGGTGATGTTTGGGGCGATAATCGGATCGGGTCTAGTTTCTATTTCGAAAGAGACTGCTCTTGCAACGGTGGCTGCTTCATTTCCGGGTCGTTTCGAAGAAATCAATACTCGGGCATTCGAATCTGGCTATGCCGCCACATCCGTTCTCAAGTGGTAA
- a CDS encoding ATP-binding protein, whose protein sequence is MTIAIHESALIRHFNTRKETLRAWEEKVGCKFSPFRGFKMPDSRLYVEHPEFLDSIVDLVLTNERHIFIRGPVGSGKSTLMLLALRDLPTLADRRGNKFITGYVGMTGLYEKQMAAAIADSLRIKYRRSWESSQIIEAVAQECLRRYIEEKSRTALFIEDVADNQEAAFHKLRYLADLPSEEMIDSYEGTLDEPIITLIMSGTAEYWNAMLNFLPQIADRTEPLDVPPLDDHKALEFIGRRLAYARGEIDKFDPDNFDIYPFTQDAIIILNQAARGNPRDIRMLARGCQQVAAENFKRFSEPVISPEIAQLVAEAYVTILKEVR, encoded by the coding sequence ATGACCATTGCAATTCACGAGAGTGCGTTAATTCGGCACTTCAATACACGTAAGGAAACTCTTCGCGCATGGGAGGAAAAAGTAGGATGCAAATTTTCACCCTTTAGGGGTTTCAAGATGCCTGACAGCAGATTATATGTAGAGCATCCCGAGTTCCTAGACAGCATTGTTGACCTGGTTCTCACAAATGAGCGCCATATTTTCATTAGAGGTCCAGTTGGCTCAGGAAAGAGTACATTGATGCTTCTGGCACTTCGCGACCTGCCGACCTTGGCTGACCGGAGAGGAAACAAATTCATCACAGGATATGTCGGCATGACAGGCCTCTACGAGAAGCAAATGGCTGCGGCAATAGCGGATTCTCTCAGAATTAAATATAGAAGATCGTGGGAGTCCAGTCAGATTATTGAGGCTGTCGCTCAGGAATGTCTGCGACGCTATATTGAAGAGAAGAGTAGAACCGCTCTGTTCATTGAAGATGTCGCCGACAACCAAGAGGCAGCTTTTCACAAATTACGATACCTTGCAGATTTGCCAAGTGAGGAGATGATAGACTCATATGAGGGCACATTGGATGAACCAATCATTACCCTAATTATGAGTGGTACAGCAGAGTATTGGAATGCAATGCTTAATTTTCTGCCGCAGATTGCAGACCGCACCGAGCCTCTTGATGTACCCCCACTTGATGATCACAAAGCACTGGAGTTTATCGGGAGACGACTGGCATATGCACGAGGGGAGATTGACAAGTTCGACCCTGACAACTTTGACATCTATCCCTTCACCCAAGATGCGATAATTATTCTAAATCAAGCAGCCCGTGGAAACCCAAGAGACATCCGTATGCTTGCAAGAGGATGTCAACAGGTAGCCGCTGAGAACTTCAAACGTTTTAGTGAACCAGTGATCAGTCCAGAGATTGCCCAACTTGTTGCGGAGGCATATGTCACAATACTCAAGGAGGTACGTTAA
- the hypF gene encoding carbamoyltransferase HypF → MLIQANIHITGIVQGVGFRPFVFRMATDLGLMGYVLNLGDAGVEIIVEGEEENIKKFIRIVETKPPSISKIERIKVIWKPFTGTFTTFSIKRSDTHREPSAAPEIPPDISICDDCIRDIYSPESRWYRYPFTSCAACGPRYTTITDLPYDRPNTTMVDFPLCDSCNTGYTNPLDRRYHAQTTACPLCGPTYRILNNKGEAIHTYDAIYEAAQIIRNGYILAIHGIGGTHLVTKTSDLGPIQKLRQRKKRSTRPFAIMVKTLDDARKLAIINESEAKLLSSWRRPIVLVKKRHILPVIQAIQSEALYELAPNIDTVGIMLPYSAIHYLLLEYTKEIALVMTSGNPSGIPMYTEIDTITNRLGNIADYLLVHNRRIAQRVDDSVIKPLGNEMVFIRRSRGYVPDPIKIQGAIADVGLIAVGPEEKTTGAIYKSGTVYLTQHIGDTNNIESLDFLKSAINHMVRLVGLQKIDAIGCDLHPEFLSTEFAKTLASQNNIPVIKTQHHHAHLLSLMADNNISYNTNIVCITADGYGYGEDGTAWGGEILIGNGQNYENYGGLTKRDMPGGDLAAQYPVRAFLGIIGDQDITSRMVDLCIDAPLGPRTFMDRENFDVILSAMSKRVNSVASSSAGRFLDAVAFALGISKVNSYNGESPMKLESIAKESIVPLAVEYIEKEKRIQLDTTALLESILVHKRNGVPVPTLAYSAQWYLGEGLAEIAIRAAKDKQIEMIGFSGGVALNRIITKAIKKRVKESGLTLLLHRQVPPGDGGISLGQIIHAVSMMEVISSNTTNT, encoded by the coding sequence TTGCTTATACAAGCGAACATTCATATCACAGGCATTGTTCAAGGAGTGGGATTTAGACCATTTGTATTTAGGATGGCTACTGATTTAGGCCTGATGGGGTATGTATTGAATCTAGGTGATGCAGGCGTCGAGATCATTGTAGAAGGGGAAGAGGAGAATATTAAAAAATTCATCCGCATCGTGGAGACCAAACCACCGTCTATTTCGAAAATAGAAAGAATCAAGGTGATATGGAAACCGTTCACAGGAACATTCACTACATTTTCAATAAAACGATCAGACACACACAGAGAGCCATCAGCAGCACCTGAGATCCCTCCGGACATCTCAATATGTGATGATTGTATAAGAGACATATATTCGCCAGAGTCGCGATGGTATAGATACCCGTTTACATCCTGCGCAGCCTGTGGACCTAGATACACAACAATTACAGACCTCCCATATGACAGACCCAATACCACAATGGTAGATTTTCCCCTATGTGATAGTTGTAATACAGGTTATACAAACCCGTTAGACAGACGATATCATGCTCAAACAACAGCATGCCCATTATGTGGACCGACATATAGAATACTCAACAACAAAGGAGAAGCAATCCACACTTATGATGCAATATACGAAGCAGCACAGATCATTAGAAACGGGTATATTTTAGCGATTCATGGAATTGGTGGGACCCACCTTGTCACAAAGACCAGTGATCTGGGGCCAATACAGAAACTTAGGCAACGCAAAAAAAGATCAACAAGACCTTTCGCGATTATGGTCAAAACACTTGATGATGCTCGTAAACTAGCAATAATCAATGAGAGTGAGGCCAAACTACTCAGTTCATGGAGAAGACCGATAGTACTTGTGAAAAAGCGTCATATATTACCAGTAATACAAGCAATACAATCTGAGGCCCTATACGAGCTCGCCCCAAATATCGATACAGTTGGAATCATGTTACCGTATTCTGCAATTCATTATCTCCTGCTCGAGTATACAAAAGAGATCGCTCTTGTAATGACTAGCGGAAATCCATCAGGTATACCCATGTACACAGAAATAGACACGATCACAAACAGGCTAGGGAATATCGCAGACTATCTTCTTGTACACAATCGACGCATTGCACAGCGCGTTGACGATTCAGTGATCAAACCACTGGGCAACGAAATGGTGTTCATTAGAAGAAGTCGAGGATATGTCCCCGATCCTATTAAGATACAAGGAGCAATAGCAGATGTTGGGTTGATAGCGGTCGGCCCTGAAGAAAAAACAACAGGTGCAATATACAAATCTGGAACTGTCTACCTAACACAACACATAGGGGACACGAATAACATAGAGAGCCTAGATTTTCTAAAGAGCGCCATCAATCACATGGTCCGGCTCGTTGGGCTTCAAAAGATAGATGCTATTGGCTGCGATCTTCATCCCGAATTTTTGAGCACCGAGTTTGCAAAAACATTGGCCAGTCAGAACAACATTCCAGTTATCAAAACACAACATCATCACGCCCACCTCCTTTCGCTGATGGCTGATAACAACATTAGTTACAATACGAATATTGTGTGTATTACAGCAGATGGATACGGTTATGGTGAAGATGGAACAGCATGGGGTGGAGAGATCCTCATAGGAAACGGACAAAATTATGAAAATTATGGCGGACTGACCAAACGAGATATGCCAGGAGGCGATTTGGCAGCACAATATCCGGTCAGGGCATTCCTTGGAATTATCGGCGATCAAGACATAACCTCTCGGATGGTGGATCTGTGCATAGATGCGCCTCTTGGTCCACGAACATTCATGGATAGAGAAAATTTTGATGTGATATTATCTGCAATGAGTAAAAGAGTAAATTCGGTCGCATCTTCAAGTGCAGGACGTTTCCTTGATGCGGTAGCCTTTGCCCTGGGTATATCCAAGGTCAATAGTTACAACGGCGAAAGCCCGATGAAACTAGAGTCAATAGCCAAAGAGTCGATAGTACCATTAGCAGTAGAATATATTGAAAAAGAAAAAAGAATACAATTAGACACAACTGCACTATTAGAAAGTATCCTAGTTCATAAAAGAAATGGAGTACCCGTTCCAACCCTGGCGTATTCTGCTCAGTGGTACCTCGGTGAAGGACTTGCTGAAATTGCTATCAGAGCAGCAAAAGATAAACAAATCGAAATGATCGGTTTCAGTGGCGGGGTGGCTCTTAATAGAATTATTACAAAGGCCATAAAAAAGAGAGTAAAGGAGTCGGGTCTAACACTCCTTCTTCATAGACAGGTCCCACCAGGGGATGGTGGAATTTCTCTTGGGCAGATCATCCATGCAGTGTCAATGATGGAAGTTATTAGTAGTAATACAACCAATACATAG